Genomic segment of Mucilaginibacter sabulilitoris:
TCTTAACTAATTTGACATAATAGCATTGACATCTATCGGTCGATTAGATAGCATAAAGATCATTATACTTATGAAAAAGAAGATTGTACACTATATTGCGAAGTTGAAGGATGGGGGGGCTCAAACACAACTGGTTCTATTATGCAATCAAATTGACCGTTCGAAATATGAAATAGTTATTGTTTGTTGGGATAAAGAGACATCGATTCCTTTAAGTGATGACATTAAAATAATTTTAGTTTCAAGAGGGGGCATTTATAGTCTTATAAGTTTTTTTAAAGAAATTTACAAATTGACTTTGGAACTTAAGCCAGACATTGTCCAATTATGGATGCCGGAAGTGCTTACGCTTCCCGCAGCATTTGCTGCTAAGCATATGGGTATTCCTATAATTAGTTGCGAAAGGCGATTACCCATTAATACATTAGGTAAACTATGGCTTCGCGACAGGATTAAATACCTTATCCACTGTATCTCCACTGTAATTGTAGCAAATTTTCCGCTTCCAATTAAACGCAAATCCATATTTAATGTAATACTCAAACATAAACGGAATCAAACTATCTATAACGGTTTAGACATTGACGGACTGAAATCTTTACGTAGGCCTTTCATTGCCAAAGGAAGTGCCCCATTCAAACTTGTTTACTCTGGCCGCTTGGTTTCGCAAAAAAATGTAGATGTGCTGATTAGGGCTTGTAAAGGCGTTATTGATCACGGTATTGAAATTGAATTAAAAATATTTGGCAATGGCGATGATGAAAGAGACCTGATTGCTCTTTGTAAGCAGTTGGAATTGGACAATTACGTTAAATTTTTAGGTTATCAAGATAATTGGAAAGAGTTATCTGCAGATTCGCACTGCTTTGTATTACCAAGTAACAGAGAAGGAATGCCAAATGTCCTTTTTGAAGCAATAGCAATAGGATTGCCCATTATATCGACAAATATTGAAGAAATTAATTGTCATTTTACTAGTGGATACGATGCATTATTGGTCGCTCCTAATGACGCGCAAAGTTTGACGGAAGCAATTAGAATGTTAGTAAATGCACCTGAATTGCTATCAGTAATAAGATCTAATGGATTAAAGACCGCGCAAAAGTACACAGTGAAAGCGATGACATTTTCATATGAAATGTTATACGATCAAAAACACTGATATCAATTATATAAATTCAATATGCCATTTCTATGAAGAGAATAAAAGTTTTGGACGTGTTTAGAGGCCTTGCAGCCTTGGGGGTCGTCATCTTTCATTATACAAAATATTATCGAAGCATATTTGATTCAGACGCACCTTTTTTTTCATATGGCTATACTGGTGTTAGCTTTTTTTTCATCATCAGCGGTTTTGTTATCTTTTTAACAGTTAAACAAAGCCGAAGTGCTGGTAACTTCATTTTACGAAGGTTTACTCGTCTATATCCGACTTTTTGGCTTTGTCTACTTATTTCGACTATAGTTGTTAGATCGATTGGACTGCCAGGTAGAGAAGTGTCGTGGCAAGCTTCATTAATCAACATTACTATGATTCCAAAATGTTTTGGGTTTGCAGAGGTCGACGGTGTATATTGGTCATTGTTACCGGAATTTTTCTTTTACTTATTTATGGCAATTATTATATTTACAAAACTTAGTAATAAGTTATTTTTCTGGGTGCTACCATGGCTTACGTTGTGTTTGATTAGGCAATTCATTCATTTCCCGCCAGTAATTAGTTATTTCTTAAATCTCAATTATGGTTTTTATTTCATTTCTGGCATCATGTTTTATCAGATCAAGTTTACGTCGGGTAAAAAGCTCCATTATCATATAATAATCTTTGTTTCGCTACTGATATATTATTTGTCAGCTAAGTCGTTAACAGAAGCAATTTTAATCACTTTATTTTACGCAATTTTTTATCTATTCATCTACGATAAATTAAATTGGCTTGGGAATAAAGTGTTTTATTTCTTAGGTGCTATCTCGTTTCCGCTGTATTTAATTCATCAAAATATAGGATATATTATTATAAATTATTTTAAGAGGTATGACTCCAATTTTCCAATTTATTGGATAATTTTACCTGTTTTAATTAATATATTAATAGCGGCAATAATTTCGAAGTATTTCGAAAAGCCTATTATCAAGGTTTGTAGAAAATATTTCGAACTTAATGCAAATCATCAACTACCGGAAATGCCAAAAGAGGATTTATATAGGAACAAGGCATTTGAAAATTGAATCAGTCGATAACACATCGTTCTAATTGTTTCAACTTATATTTCAGTAACAATCAAAGATATGAAATTACTTTTATTGAGTACGTCTAGCTCAAGAAATGCTGGGGGATTGTATAATAGCGTAAGAAACTTAGGTCAGGCTTTACTTAAGTTAAATCATTACAATCCAACGGTTATTGCTTATAATGATGAGCATAGTGATGTCGACATCGCAGCATATGAACCGTTACCAGTTGTGCAGTATAAAACAATTGGTCCAAAAGGTTTAGCTTTTTCACTCGAGCTAAAAAAGAAATTTAATCATCTTGCGCCAGATATCATTCATCAACAAGGAATATATTTATATTCATCGTTAGTAAATCATAATTATTCAAAGAAACATCGAATTCCCTATTTAATTTCTCCGCGAGGCATGCTCGATCCGTGGATATTAAATAATAACCCTTTGAAAAAAGAAATTGGATTCAAGTTATATGAGCGGAGTAATTTAAAGGGCGCAGCCTGTATCCATGCTTTAGGGATGCCCGAGTATCACGCTATTAGAAAATTTGGATGCGATAATCCCATTGCGGTAATTCCAAATGGCGTCTTTTTACCAAGTCCATTAAATTTAGATAGCTACAGTCCTCCAGCTTGGAAAGCCGATGATGATAGGAAAATTTTATTATTTTTGAGTAGACTGCACCCGAAGAAAGGTTTAGAAAATTTAATGCATGCTGTCAAAATAGATGAGAAGTTCAGAAACAAATGGAAAATAATCATTGCCGGCGAAAGTAACACTAGTGTGTATTTGAATTCACTCATTGAACTTCAAGATAAGCTTCAATTGAAAAATGATATTTTATTTATCGGGGCCCAATATCATGCGGATAAAGACCTTTGTTTTCGATATGCCGATGCGTTCATCTTACCATCTTTTAGTGAGGGAATGCCCATGGCGGTGTTAGAAGCTTGGTCATACAGTCTACCGGCAATTATAACTGAGGAATGTAATTTGCCAGAGGGCTTCGAAGAAGCTGCTGCGATAAAAATTGAACCTAACATAGATAGCATCGTAGACGGGTTAAAAAAATTAAATAACTTTTCAGATATGGAGCTTAAAAGAATAGGCAACAACGGATATAATTTGGTTAGAAACAACTTTACATGGGAAGCTATCGCTCAACAAATGGAAGAAGTCTATAATTGGATACTCGAAAAAGGTCCAAGACCCAATGTCGTAAAAGTTGATTAAGAAATTATTGGCTAAATTAAAATATATTTAAGATGATTTCAAAAGTACAACTGAAAAATTTTGATAGCAACATTGGCTTCAATCGTGGAGCCACTAAATTAAAACTAATCATGTGGTACATGGCCAAAATGCTCTTCTTCAATGCTTTTCCGTTTCCTAACTCGATAAAAAGGAGGATCTTAATATTGTTTGGGGCGAGAATAGGGAAAGGCTTGGTTATAAAACCTAAAGTAAATATTCATATGCCCTGGAAGCTTGAAATAGGTAACGATGTTTGGATCGGTGAGGAAGTATTTATATTGAATTTTGAATATATTACCATTGGCAATAACGTTTGCGTATCTCAACGTGCGTTTTTATGTGGCGGAAATCATGATTTCCGAAATCCGTCAATGCCATATCGGAATGGTCCAATTACACTCGAAGATGGCTCATGGATTGGCGCCAATGTTTTCGTCGGTCCAAGCGTATCCATTGGAACAGATACTGTTGTTTCCGCTGGGTCAGTAGTTACCAAAAGTTTACTTGAAAATGCCATCTATAAAGGGAACCCGTGCCAATATGTAAAGGAGCGTTGGACTACCATTTGAACTGTGAAAGATATATATTCTTGTTCAACGTTTGATATTAAATCCACAAATAAACAAATTGCTCGATAATATGTAAATTAAAGAGCATCATTCGCGTTTTTTAGTCACACCCATACCTTTTACTCTAGTTTTGTCAAAACTTTCAAAATTGTTTATCTTATTATCGTGTGCCTTACCTATTTTAGTATTTTGCTCCTTTAATTTCGTTACATTATTAAGATTATCAAAAACATTATCCTCTACTTGGATAAAAGCACTGCTATTGTCTAAGTAGATTGTATTAATTGAAAAACCATCCGCCCATTTACTTTTAACTATGTCATGTATATAGTTATTATAAATTTTCGTGCCTATTTGATTCCCAAGAGTGTAAATCGCGCCGCCATCATCATGTAGTAACATGACATGATGAATATTATTGTTACTGATGATATTGTTTTTTACGATTGATTGTGTGTCTCCGAAAAAGCCCCCTATTTGTAGACCTGAATATCTGACATATCTAATTTCGTTATGATCAATCAACAGATCCGACACCCCGGTAGCTATAATCCCCATCCCATTAGTGTAATTTATGCCTATCTGTTCAATTAAGTTGTCTTTTAATGTATCCTTTATGCATATTGCCGAGTCAACAAGCGTGCGAGGCTTGAACGAAAAAGTATTTAACACGATTCCGTTAGCGCAGATGTCATGGATGTGGCAGTCAATTATCTTACTAAAATTGACCCCTTTGTCGAAAACTATTCCGTTACCGCCACAGTTGTATATGCCGCAATTGTCGATTTGGAGGTTTTGTACATACTTTGCATCAATTATACCGGGAATATGAATTCTGTTAGAAAGGAATTCAAGCATGACTCCTTGCCCTGCTACATTTCCATATTTATTTGGCAATAACCATGTCGAATAACACATCTGAATGTTATTAATAGAAATATTCTTTAATGGTATATCTGGGGTTCCGGATATTCTTATCAAATTCTCTAAGGTTGGTATGATAATATCGGCACTTGAAATATTTTCATTTAGTCTGGGTTTATAGTATAAAACATTTGAAACATTGTCGAGATACCACTCGCCTTCCGCATCCAAGAACGACAAAGAGTTTTCAAGGTAATATGGTTTAGCCGGATATAGCATGTCATGAGCATTGTGAAGTGCAAATATGTTTTTAGCTTCAGGCTCCTTTATCGAAAGAATAGTGCTATCCCCAAATGGCTTCATTGAGTTGATTCGCAAATGGCTATCGAACCAATGCTGCTTTACGACCATCTCGACATTATTAGGATTATATAAACCAAGTACGTCCGAAGAGTTGATGGAAATTGATCTATCAGCTTTGTTGAAGTGCCTTAACCGAAAATATGGCCCATAATCATTATCATTTTGTCTATTAGGAGTACGGGCTCGAATGGCTATTTTTCCATTTACGTAAATCTGCCGCGTGTCTATTCCTTGAGGCACCGATGCCTTATAAATTCCTTTTTTATACAAAGACCATCCTTTGATAGATATGCCGCCTGATATTACCGGCTCCTCACCTTTGGTCCCTTGAAGTTCTATACGCGATATATTCCCAACGATATAATTATTAAAAACTATTGGCCTTTGTAATTTATACAGACCGCCACTTAATTCAATTGTTACAATTTTTGACTTTGAATTAATGCCTCTCACTTTGTTTGTTAATTGTGATATATTACCAGGGCTCTGTTGGGTAAAATTACCATCACCGTTAGGCGATACATATAGTCTCGTTTGGCCGTGGGAAATGAAGGTCAATACAAATGTATAAATGAATGTGATTATTAAATTCTTCATGATGTTGGTGCAATATGTCGACTCAATAGTTTAATTGTAAAGTAAGCATTGTTAAATGTAGTTTATATGAAGAATCACCTGTATGAGCTGATTTCTAATTGTAGACAAATGATTTTAGCTAATTTATCACTTCTTTTTCGATAATAGATAGTTGATTTCATTAAGTTAAACTAAATGAAATCAAGTTTTTCTTCGTACTAACCATTTCTCGAATTATAATTTATTTATTACTTTTGGTTTCAAATTGCAAAATGATTAATTAATAACCGTTAAAATAAAAAATATGTTAATTGATCTTCGCTATTTTTGAATTAGTAATATCGAATCAACCACGTGA
This window contains:
- a CDS encoding glycosyltransferase; its protein translation is MKLLLLSTSSSRNAGGLYNSVRNLGQALLKLNHYNPTVIAYNDEHSDVDIAAYEPLPVVQYKTIGPKGLAFSLELKKKFNHLAPDIIHQQGIYLYSSLVNHNYSKKHRIPYLISPRGMLDPWILNNNPLKKEIGFKLYERSNLKGAACIHALGMPEYHAIRKFGCDNPIAVIPNGVFLPSPLNLDSYSPPAWKADDDRKILLFLSRLHPKKGLENLMHAVKIDEKFRNKWKIIIAGESNTSVYLNSLIELQDKLQLKNDILFIGAQYHADKDLCFRYADAFILPSFSEGMPMAVLEAWSYSLPAIITEECNLPEGFEEAAAIKIEPNIDSIVDGLKKLNNFSDMELKRIGNNGYNLVRNNFTWEAIAQQMEEVYNWILEKGPRPNVVKVD
- a CDS encoding acyltransferase family protein; its protein translation is MKRIKVLDVFRGLAALGVVIFHYTKYYRSIFDSDAPFFSYGYTGVSFFFIISGFVIFLTVKQSRSAGNFILRRFTRLYPTFWLCLLISTIVVRSIGLPGREVSWQASLINITMIPKCFGFAEVDGVYWSLLPEFFFYLFMAIIIFTKLSNKLFFWVLPWLTLCLIRQFIHFPPVISYFLNLNYGFYFISGIMFYQIKFTSGKKLHYHIIIFVSLLIYYLSAKSLTEAILITLFYAIFYLFIYDKLNWLGNKVFYFLGAISFPLYLIHQNIGYIIINYFKRYDSNFPIYWIILPVLINILIAAIISKYFEKPIIKVCRKYFELNANHQLPEMPKEDLYRNKAFEN
- a CDS encoding WcaF family extracellular polysaccharide biosynthesis acetyltransferase, whose amino-acid sequence is MISKVQLKNFDSNIGFNRGATKLKLIMWYMAKMLFFNAFPFPNSIKRRILILFGARIGKGLVIKPKVNIHMPWKLEIGNDVWIGEEVFILNFEYITIGNNVCVSQRAFLCGGNHDFRNPSMPYRNGPITLEDGSWIGANVFVGPSVSIGTDTVVSAGSVVTKSLLENAIYKGNPCQYVKERWTTI
- a CDS encoding glycosyltransferase encodes the protein MKKKIVHYIAKLKDGGAQTQLVLLCNQIDRSKYEIVIVCWDKETSIPLSDDIKIILVSRGGIYSLISFFKEIYKLTLELKPDIVQLWMPEVLTLPAAFAAKHMGIPIISCERRLPINTLGKLWLRDRIKYLIHCISTVIVANFPLPIKRKSIFNVILKHKRNQTIYNGLDIDGLKSLRRPFIAKGSAPFKLVYSGRLVSQKNVDVLIRACKGVIDHGIEIELKIFGNGDDERDLIALCKQLELDNYVKFLGYQDNWKELSADSHCFVLPSNREGMPNVLFEAIAIGLPIISTNIEEINCHFTSGYDALLVAPNDAQSLTEAIRMLVNAPELLSVIRSNGLKTAQKYTVKAMTFSYEMLYDQKH